The proteins below are encoded in one region of Penaeus monodon isolate SGIC_2016 chromosome 32, NSTDA_Pmon_1, whole genome shotgun sequence:
- the LOC119593463 gene encoding crustacyanin-A2 subunit-like: protein MLKALVAAALVALVAADGIPEFVAPGNCAKVANQDNFDLRRYAGRWYQVKIIDNAYQPYTRCIHSNYDYSDSDNGFKVTTAGFSPNNEYLRLQGKIYPTKDFPTAHMLIDFPSVFAAPYEVIETDYDSYACVYSCIDTDKYKSEFGFVFSRTPQNSSPAIDRCASVFRRNSVDFSLFNVVPHTAECVYRA, encoded by the exons ATGTTGAAGGCACTCGTAGCTGCTGCCCTCGTGGCTCTTGTCGCAGCCGACGGCATTCCAGAATTCGTAGCTCCTGGAAATTGTGCCAAAGTGGCAAATCAAGACAACTTCGACCTTCGTAGA TATGCTGGTCGCTGGTATCAGGTAAAGATCATCGACAACGCCTACCAGCCATACACTCGATGCATCCACTCCAACTACGACTACTCTGACTCTGACAACGGCTTTAAGGTGACCACAGCTGGATTCAGCCCCAACAACGAGTACCTCAGATTGCAGGGCAAGATCTACCCCACAAAGGACTTCCCAACTGCCCACATGCTTATTGATTTCCCTTCTG TTTTCGCCGCTCCCTATGAAGTGATCGAAACCGACTACGACAGTTATGCCTGCGTGTATTCTTGCATTGACACAGATAAGTACAAGTCCGAGTTCGGCTTCGTATTCTCCCGTACTCCACAGAACTCCAGTCCAGCGATTGACAGATGCGCCTCCGTATTCCGCAGGAACAGCGTCGACTTCTCCCTTTTCAATGTAGTTCCTCATACAGCTGAATGTGTTTACAGGGCATAG
- the LOC119593443 gene encoding crustacyanin-C1 subunit-like — protein sequence MKTSLLCLALVAVVAADKIPDFVVPGKCPAVDERMLYNQQKPNHQRYAGTWYEIALTNNPYQLIKQCVRNEYTFDGSKFNVRSTGTDANGNAITRRGQVLPNPFGEPHLSVDYEASWMAPYVILDTDYENFSCIYSCSGYNFGYYSDFAFIFSRSPSLADRYYRRCEAAFMNIGIDPSRFTKTTQGGSCSYNTNYRSW from the exons ATGAAGACTTCGTTGCTGTGTCTTGCTCTCGTTGCAGTGGTCGCTGCCGACAAGATCCCAGATTTTGTCGTGCCGGGAAAATGTCCTGCGGTAGATGAGAGAATGCTCTACAATCAACAGAAGCCTAACCATCAAAGG TATGCTGGCACTTGGTACGAAATTGCTCTCACAAACAACCCATACCAACTGATCAAGCAGTGTGTCCGCAACGAATATACCTTTG ATGGAAGCAAGTTCAACGTCAGATCTACTGGTACTGATGCTAATGGAAACGCAATTACACGTAGAGGACAGGTTCTGCCGAATCCTTTTGGAGAACCTCATCTTTCCGTGGACTACGAAGCAT CCTGGATGGCTCCCTATGTAATTCTGGACACTGACTACGAGAACTTCTCGTGCATCTATAGCTGCTCTGGATACAACTTCGGCTATTATTCCGACTTTGCCTTCATCTTTTCCCGATCACCAAGTCTCGCTGACAGATATTACAGGCGTTGTGAAGCCGCTTTCATGAACATCGGTATTGATCCCTCTCGCTTCACGAAGACAACTCAGGGTGGATCCTGCTCCTACAACACCAACTATAGGTCTTGGTAG